From Acidihalobacter aeolianus, a single genomic window includes:
- a CDS encoding BMC domain-containing protein codes for MNIELRTFVFIDALQPQLASYLATSSQGFLPIPGDACLWVEVAPGMAVHRLSDLALKSTNVRMGQQVVERSFGSMEIHYRNQSEVRAAGDAILGQLGTGVEQRMGCTIPWLEIIRSITPDHATLINRQQRQGSMILPGKCLFIMETQPAGYVVHAANEAEKAAHVTLVDVKPFGNFGRLTMMGNDAEVEQAAEAARRAVESINQRARPPAQTD; via the coding sequence ATGAACATCGAGCTACGCACCTTCGTATTCATCGACGCGCTGCAGCCGCAGCTTGCCTCCTACCTCGCGACCTCATCGCAGGGCTTCCTGCCGATTCCCGGCGATGCCTGCCTGTGGGTCGAGGTCGCTCCGGGCATGGCGGTGCATCGTCTGTCCGATCTCGCGCTGAAGTCGACCAACGTGCGCATGGGGCAGCAGGTGGTGGAACGCTCGTTCGGTTCGATGGAGATCCACTATCGCAACCAGAGCGAGGTGAGGGCGGCGGGCGATGCCATCCTCGGCCAGCTCGGCACGGGCGTCGAACAGCGCATGGGCTGTACCATCCCGTGGCTCGAGATCATCCGCTCTATCACCCCCGACCATGCCACGCTGATCAACCGTCAGCAGCGCCAGGGTTCCATGATCCTGCCCGGCAAGTGCCTGTTCATCATGGAAACCCAGCCGGCGGGCTATGTGGTGCACGCGGCCAACGAGGCGGAAAAGGCGGCGCACGTCACCCTGGTCGACGTGAAACCCTTCGGCAACTTCGGGCGCCTGACCATGATGGGCAACGACGCCGAGGTCGAGCAGGCCGCCGAGGCCGCGCGACGTGCGGTCGAGTCGATCAATCAGCGGGCCAGACCGCCGGCACAGACGGACTGA
- a CDS encoding nitric oxide reductase activation protein NorD, with product MSIRLEDQSALLDALSEHAASLLRDNWAEATRTFSGAGLRNYLRGVEALNDLGRTESLLFSYIEKAPQLARAIGEDSVPTLIEFVLAMASKTSGEVLGLLVDKAPAAAARLGDAAVFEQFLDLMSYVAANAPRGMRPLLEHLDRLFGQLTLGGLRRWVQWGIKTYPNDIEGQNRYFSLKSPDALSVLQRERKGTVFIDVQRRLNMYLRAIWGRDFFMRPTAGDYEDREGLRPFIERYVIHIADAYDDYKALGDDTPEDEIVSGLDIYRAAANHCAAHLVFTRERLSDEDLGALERAVCELIEDARVETLAIARYPNMRNTWLALHPVPVPGEPATVGELLHRLAYGLLDADYADPHPWVADAVARFRGLSSLEDGKLSLEIGIPLAASLVELDLPPFHPERDRQRAIYRDDNRCIWVSGEYDAEVALMATWEAKQQRRDVSILEMVNAVDVEYAGDDAEEVWVLGTEFLLDDGTSLNELEGGQPVRHPVHYHEWDYQIQLERPEWATVIERRPPMGDIADIEQVLDELKPTVSRLKHRIESLVPQGMQRIRRLEDGDELDVDAAVRAMIDLRTGMQPDPRVMMRNKLHTRDVGVLILLDVSESANDPIPGGGGEETILSLTRKACLVLAEALQKIGDPFALHAFSSDGRHDVRYQRIKDFGHPYDDMGKARLAGMTAGYSTRLGTAMRHAGSYLRTLAREKKLLLVITDGEPADVDVRDPQYLRQDARYAVDELRRAGIVTYGLSLDPYADQYVSQIFGIGRYAVLDNVERLPEKLSTLYMGLTQ from the coding sequence ATGAGCATCCGTCTGGAAGACCAAAGCGCGTTGCTCGACGCGCTGTCCGAGCACGCTGCTTCGTTGCTGCGCGACAACTGGGCCGAAGCGACGCGGACGTTCTCCGGTGCCGGCCTGCGCAACTACCTGCGCGGCGTCGAAGCGCTCAATGATCTCGGCCGAACGGAAAGCCTGCTGTTCAGCTACATCGAGAAGGCCCCCCAACTGGCACGCGCGATCGGCGAGGACAGCGTCCCGACGCTGATCGAATTCGTGCTCGCGATGGCCTCGAAGACCTCAGGCGAGGTGCTCGGACTGCTGGTGGACAAGGCCCCGGCCGCGGCGGCTCGGCTGGGAGACGCCGCGGTGTTCGAGCAGTTTCTCGATCTGATGTCCTATGTGGCGGCCAATGCGCCGCGCGGCATGCGCCCGCTGCTGGAACACCTCGACCGCCTGTTCGGCCAGCTCACGCTGGGCGGTCTGCGCCGCTGGGTGCAGTGGGGCATCAAGACCTACCCCAACGACATCGAGGGGCAGAACCGCTATTTTTCGCTGAAAAGCCCGGATGCGCTGAGCGTGCTTCAGCGCGAACGCAAGGGCACGGTGTTCATCGACGTGCAGCGGCGTCTCAATATGTACCTGCGGGCGATCTGGGGACGCGACTTCTTCATGCGCCCGACCGCCGGCGATTATGAGGATCGCGAGGGCCTGCGGCCGTTCATCGAGCGTTATGTAATCCATATCGCGGATGCCTACGACGACTACAAGGCACTGGGCGACGATACGCCGGAAGATGAGATCGTGAGCGGCCTGGACATCTATCGCGCCGCCGCGAATCACTGCGCAGCGCATCTCGTCTTCACCCGCGAGCGCTTGTCGGACGAGGACCTCGGTGCGCTCGAACGCGCGGTCTGCGAGCTGATCGAGGACGCGCGGGTGGAAACCCTGGCCATTGCGCGCTATCCGAACATGCGCAACACCTGGTTGGCGCTGCATCCCGTGCCGGTGCCCGGCGAGCCGGCGACGGTCGGTGAGCTCCTGCATCGGCTCGCCTATGGCCTGTTGGACGCGGACTATGCAGATCCGCATCCCTGGGTGGCGGATGCAGTGGCGCGTTTCCGAGGTCTATCGTCGCTGGAGGACGGCAAGCTCAGCCTCGAAATCGGCATCCCGCTCGCCGCGTCGCTGGTCGAGTTGGATCTCCCGCCTTTTCATCCCGAGCGCGATCGCCAGCGTGCGATCTACCGCGACGACAATCGCTGTATCTGGGTCAGCGGCGAATACGACGCCGAAGTGGCATTGATGGCGACCTGGGAGGCCAAGCAGCAGCGCCGCGACGTCAGCATCCTTGAGATGGTGAACGCCGTCGATGTGGAATATGCCGGCGACGATGCCGAGGAAGTCTGGGTGCTGGGCACCGAGTTTCTGCTCGACGACGGCACCTCGCTCAACGAGCTCGAGGGCGGGCAGCCGGTCCGGCACCCAGTCCACTACCACGAGTGGGACTACCAGATTCAGCTCGAGCGTCCGGAGTGGGCCACGGTGATCGAGCGTCGTCCGCCGATGGGCGACATCGCCGATATCGAACAGGTACTCGACGAGCTCAAGCCGACCGTATCGCGGCTTAAGCACCGCATCGAATCGCTGGTGCCGCAGGGCATGCAGCGTATCCGTCGGCTCGAGGACGGCGACGAACTGGACGTGGACGCCGCGGTGCGCGCGATGATCGATCTGCGCACCGGAATGCAGCCAGACCCGCGGGTGATGATGCGCAACAAGCTGCACACGCGCGACGTCGGCGTGCTCATTCTGCTCGACGTGTCCGAGTCGGCCAACGACCCGATCCCGGGCGGCGGCGGCGAGGAGACCATCCTCTCGCTGACCCGCAAGGCCTGCCTGGTGCTCGCCGAGGCTCTGCAGAAGATCGGCGATCCCTTTGCGCTGCATGCCTTTTCGTCGGATGGCCGTCACGACGTGCGCTATCAACGCATCAAGGATTTCGGCCATCCCTACGACGACATGGGCAAGGCGCGGCTGGCCGGAATGACGGCCGGCTACTCGACCCGCCTGGGCACCGCGATGCGCCATGCCGGCAGCTACCTGCGCACGCTCGCGCGGGAGAAGAAGCTGCTGCTCGTGATCACCGACGGCGAACCTGCCGACGTGGACGTGCGCGACCCGCAGTATCTGCGCCAGGATGCGCGCTACGCGGTCGACGAACTGCGCCGCGCGGGCATCGTAACCTACGGCCTGAGCCTGGACCCCTACGCCGACCAGTACGTCTCCCAAATCTTCGGCATCGGCCGCTATGCCGTGCTCGATAATGTCGAGCGGCTTCCCGAGAAGCTGTCGACCCTGTACATGGGCCTGACGCAATGA
- a CDS encoding CbbQ/NirQ/NorQ/GpvN family protein — MRRFTPKQLQAQHRRSGSKPASAQTPTAAPQGGSLPASNTTAPASGDEHLSAYRVAQEPYYRSVGDEVAMYEAAYEIRMPMMLKGPTGCGKTRFVEYMAWKLGRPLVTVSCNEDMTASDLLGRYLLDANGTRWQDGPLTLAARYGAICYLDEVVEARQDTTVAIHPLTDARRILPLDKKGEVVKAHPDFQLVVSYNPGYQSVMKDLKQSTKQRFAALDFDYPEHDIEVEIVVHESGVDADTASKLVHIAERARNLKGHGLDEGLSTRMLTYAGSLIAKGIDPLKACRVALVRPITDDLDMRDALDAAVTTYF, encoded by the coding sequence ATGCGCAGATTCACACCCAAGCAATTGCAGGCACAACACCGTCGATCCGGCAGCAAGCCGGCATCTGCTCAGACGCCGACAGCGGCACCGCAGGGCGGCAGCCTCCCAGCCTCGAACACCACGGCACCCGCGTCGGGCGATGAACATCTGTCCGCCTACCGTGTCGCTCAGGAGCCTTACTACCGCTCGGTGGGCGATGAGGTGGCCATGTACGAGGCGGCCTACGAAATCCGCATGCCGATGATGCTCAAGGGGCCGACAGGTTGCGGCAAGACGCGCTTCGTCGAATACATGGCCTGGAAGCTTGGCCGGCCTCTGGTCACCGTGTCCTGCAACGAGGACATGACCGCCTCCGATCTGCTCGGGCGCTACCTGCTCGATGCCAACGGCACTCGCTGGCAGGACGGTCCGCTCACACTGGCCGCGCGCTACGGCGCGATCTGCTACCTGGACGAGGTGGTAGAGGCGCGGCAGGACACCACGGTCGCCATTCATCCGCTGACCGATGCGCGCCGCATCCTGCCTCTGGACAAGAAGGGCGAAGTGGTCAAGGCACACCCGGATTTCCAGCTCGTCGTGTCCTACAACCCAGGCTACCAGTCGGTGATGAAGGACCTCAAGCAGTCGACCAAGCAGCGCTTCGCGGCGCTCGACTTCGACTACCCCGAACACGACATCGAAGTCGAGATCGTGGTGCATGAGTCGGGCGTGGATGCCGATACGGCGTCCAAGTTGGTGCATATCGCCGAGCGCGCACGCAATCTCAAGGGACACGGCCTCGACGAAGGACTTTCCACGCGCATGCTGACCTATGCGGGCTCGCTGATCGCCAAGGGCATCGATCCGCTCAAGGCCTGCAGGGTCGCGCTGGTGCGACCGATCACCGACGACCTCGACATGCGGGATGCGCTGGATGCCGCGGTGACGACGTACTTCTAG
- the parA gene encoding ParA family partition ATPase — translation MRPRHYIAVINQKGGVGKTTLAVNLAAGFALRMPTVLVDLDPQGTAAAWASLATDPLPMQVRHLADGFDAREPLATGEEVQAVLVDCPPTLDSTAVVEVLQAVDKVLIPVMPSPLDLWSSLRLAEAVEAAQQVNRKLQARLLINQMETRSALSGAMEGALREFSIPTLRTAVRRRAVYRSTAMDGLTVFQAGKLGAPARAEINAIIDEVQA, via the coding sequence GTGAGGCCAAGGCACTACATCGCCGTGATCAACCAGAAAGGCGGGGTAGGCAAGACAACCTTGGCCGTCAACCTCGCGGCCGGTTTTGCACTGCGCATGCCGACCGTGCTGGTCGATCTTGATCCGCAGGGGACGGCAGCCGCCTGGGCCTCGCTGGCGACAGACCCGCTGCCGATGCAGGTACGCCATCTGGCCGATGGATTCGATGCGCGCGAACCATTGGCGACGGGTGAGGAAGTGCAGGCGGTGCTGGTGGACTGCCCGCCTACTCTGGACAGTACCGCAGTGGTTGAGGTGTTGCAGGCGGTCGACAAGGTCCTGATCCCGGTCATGCCGTCGCCATTGGATCTGTGGTCCAGCCTGCGTCTGGCCGAGGCCGTGGAGGCTGCTCAGCAGGTCAACCGGAAGCTGCAGGCGCGGCTGCTGATCAACCAGATGGAGACGCGCAGTGCGCTGTCAGGCGCCATGGAAGGGGCATTACGGGAATTTTCCATCCCCACGCTGCGTACCGCCGTGCGCCGCCGCGCGGTGTACCGCAGCACGGCGATGGACGGACTGACGGTGTTCCAGGCAGGCAAGCTCGGCGCGCCGGCGCGCGCGGAAATCAACGCGATTATCGACGAGGTGCAGGCATGA